The DNA window CGAAGCGGTGGCCGCGATGCAAGACGCGCTGGATGCCAGCCGGGTCGATGGCATCGAGACCAATCTGCGCTGGCTGCGCGATGTGGTGCGCTCCCCCGCCTTCACCAGCGGCGAGGTTTCGACCAAGGCGCTCGACGGCGTCACCTATCATCCGCGCAGCATCCGCGTGATCAGCGGGGGCACCGCCAGCACCGTGCAGGACTGGCCGGGGCGCGAGGGCCTCTGGGCCATCGGCGTGCCGCCCTCGGGGCCGATGGATGATCAGTCCTTCCGTCTGGGCAATCGCCTGCTGGGCAATGCCGAGGGCACGGCGGGGCTGGAAATCGCCGTTTCGGGCCCCAGCCTGCTGTTCAACGCACCCGCGCGCATCTGCCTGATGGGGGCCGATTTCGGCGCGACGCTTGATGGCGTGGCCGTGAAGCGCGGCGTGCCTCTGGAGATTGCCGAAGGGCAGACCCTTACGCTGGGCCGCATGGCGGGCGGAGGCATGCGCGGCTATGTGCTCTTCGCCGGAGGGCTGGATGTCGCCGCCTATCTCGGCAGTTGCAGCACCTTCGAGCTGGGCCAGTTTGGCGGCCATGCGGCACGCCGCCTGCTGGCGGGCGATACGCTGCATCTGGGCGATGCCTCGGCGCAGGAGGCGCTGCCCGCCGTCAGCCTGCCCGAACTGGGCGCGGAATGGGCACTGCGCGTGCTGTACGGCCCGCATGGCGCGCCAGATTTCTTCACCGCGAAGGACATCGACACCATCACCGGGGCCGAATGGCAGGTGCATTACAACAGCAACCGTACCGGCGTGCGTCTGGTGGGCCCGAAGCCTGAATGGGCGCGCTCGGACGGTGGCGAGGCGGGGCTGCACCCCTCCAACATTCACGACAATCCCTATGCCATCGGCGCGGTGGATTTCACCGGCGATATGCCGATCATTCTGGGCCCCGATGGTCCCTCGCTGGGCGGTTTCGTCTGCCCCTTCGTGGTGATCGCGGCGGATCGCTGGAAGATCGGCCAGCTCAAGCCGGGAGACCGGCTGAGCTTCGTGCCCGTCACCATCACGGACGCGCAGGCCGCCGATGCCGCACAAAAGGCGCTGATCGCCACAGGCGCGGTGCCGGGTTCCACGCCGGCACGGGCGGTGGCCGACCTTTCGCCCATCCTTCAGGAGATTGCGCAGGCACCGGGCCGCCCCCGCGTGGTCTATCGCCAGCAGGGCGACCGCAACATTCTGGTCGAATATGGCGATATTGTCCTCGATATCGAGCTGCGCATCCGCGTCCATGCGCTGATGCGCGAGCTGGAGCAGCAGGCGCTGCCCGGCGTGATCGATATCGTGCCCGGCATCCGCTCGCTGCAGCTGCATATCGATGGCAAGGCACTCACGCAGCAGACCGCCTTGGCGGCACTGGTTGCGGCAGAGGAGCGGCTTGGCGATCTGGCCGATTTCTCGATCCCCTCCCGCATCGTCCATCTGCCGCTGAGCTGGCGCGATCCGGCCACCATCGAGACCATCGAAAAATATATGAGCGCCGTGCGGGCCGACGCCCCATGGTGCCCGGACAACATCGAGTTCATCCGCCGCATCAATGGTCTGCCCGATGCCGATGCGGTGGAAAATCTGATCTTCAACGCCAGCTATCTGGTGCTGGGGCTGGGTGATGTCTATCTCGGCGCGCCGGTGGCAACGCCCGTCGATCCGCGGCATCGGCTGGTCACCACCAAATACAACCCCGCGCGCACCTGGACCCCGCCCAATGTGGTGGGCATCGGCGGGGCCTATATGTGCATCTATGGCATGGAAGGGCCGGGCGGCTATCAGCTCTTCGGGCGCACGATTCAGGTGTGGAACACCCATCGCCAGACCGACAGCTTTATCGATGGCAAGCCCTGGCTGCTGCGCTTCTTCGACCAGATCCGCTTCTTCCCCGTCAGCGCGGAGGAACTGACCGAATGGCGCCGTGATTTCCCCAGCGGCCGCCGCCCGATCAGGGTGGAGGAGTCCGAATTCCGCCTCGCCGATTACCGCGCCTTTCTCGCCGAGAATGCCGAGGATATCGCGCAGTTCGAAACCAGCCGCCAGGCCGCCTTCGATGCCGAGCGTGATGATTGGCAGCGCAAGGGCGAATTCGATCGCGTACCCGAAACGGAAGGCAGCGATGCGGCGCCTGTCGCCATCCATGTGCCCGAGGGAGCGGAGCTGCTCGAAGCCTCCTTTGGCGGCAGTGTCTGGAAGATGCTGGCCGCCGCCGGGGATGAGGTCAAGGCGGGCGACACGCTTGCGGTGATGGAGACCATGAAGATGGAATATCCGGTGGAAAGCCCCGGCGCGGGCACGATCGAGGCCGTCTACCTTCAGGAGCGCCAGTCCTTCCAGCCCGGCGCCGCCATGTTTGCCTTGAGGCGCCGGCCATGAGCGCGATGAACCGGCGCAATGCCGCCACCATTGCCGCTGCCGTCAAGGCGGGCTGGACCAGCGCCGTCGCCGTGGCGGAGGAAACGCTGGCGCGGCTGGCGGCCTATGATGCGGTGCAGCCGCAGATCTGGATCAGCCGTGCCGCGCCCGAGGATCTGCTGGCCCAGGCTCGCGCCGTCGATGCCCGTGTCGTGGCGGGCGAGGTGCTGCCGCTGGCCGGCGTGCCCTTTGCGGTGAAGGACAACATCGATGTCGCCGGTTTCGCCACCACGGCGGCCTGCCCGGCCTTCGCCTATCGCCCGGAAGCCTCGGCCAGCGTGGTCGAGCGGCTGCTGGCGGCGGGCGCGCTATGCATCGGCAAGACCAACCTCGATCAGTTCGCCACCGGGCTGGTCGGCACGCGCAGCCCCTATGGCATTCCGCGCAATGCTTACAATTTGAACTATGTCAGCGGCGGCTCCAGCTCTGGCTCGTCGGTGGCAGTGGCGGCGGGCCTCGTCTCCTTTGCATTGGGAACGGATACGGCTGGCTCCGGGCGCGTGCCCGCCGCCTTCAACCATCTGATCGGCTTCAAGCCCAGCAAGGGGCGCTGGAGCACCAAAGGTCTGGTGCCCGCCTGCCGCACGCTGGACTGCATCACCGTTTTCACCGACGATACGGCGGATGCGCGGCTGGTCGATCTGGTGCTGGCCGAATACGATGCCGGTGATCCCTATTCCAAACTGTCCACCGATCAGCCGATCCGCCTGCCCGCCATCGGCGTGCCGCGCCGCGATCAGCGTGTGTGGTTTGGCGATGCGGAGTCCGAATATCTCTATGATCGCGCGCTGGAGCGGCTGGGCACGCTGGCGCCGATCGTCGAGATCGATCTCGAACCGCTGAAGGAAGCAGCAAAGCTGCTCTATGAAGGGCCCTGGGTGGCCGAGCGCACCGCTGCCATCGCGAGCCTGCTGGCCGAAAACCCGCAGGCCATCGATGAGACCGTGCGCGCGGTGGTCGAGCCGGGCACCGACATCAGCGCTGTGGAGGTGTTCAACGGCATCTATCGTCTGGCCGACCTCAAGCGGCAAGCCGATGAGATGTGGACTAAGGTTGGCATGCTGGCCTTCCCCACCACCGGCACCACCTTCCGTGTGCGTGAGCTGCAGGCCGCGCCCATCGCGCTCAACAGCAATCTTGGGGCCTACACCAATTTCGTCAATCTGCTGGATATGGCTGCGGTGGCCGTGCCGGCGGGCGCGCGGGCCAATGGCACTGGCTTTGGCATCACACTGATCGGCCCGGCGGACAGCGATATGGCGCTGCTGGCCGAGGCGGATTCCTATTTCTCGGCGTCGGATCTGCCGTCGCTGCCACCTTTGGATCTGGAGGGTAAAATGCAGACTGTGAAACTGGCCGTCGTGGGCGCTCACCTCAAGGATATGCCGCTGCATTGGCAGCTGACCTCGCGCGAGGCCACCTTCGTGGGTGCCTTCCAGACCGCGCCGACCTATAAGCTCTATGCCATGGCCGACAGCGTGCCGCCCAAGCCCGCGCTGGTCCATGACGAGAGCGGCGCTTCCATCGCGGTGGAGGTCTATGAGCTGGGCGTGGCCGAATTCGGCAGCTTTGTGGTGGAGGTGCCCGCGCCCTTGGCCATTGGCACCGTTACGCTGGAGGATGGCACCAGCGTCAAGGGCTTTGTGGCCGAGCCGCGCGCGATGACTGGCGCGCGTGACATCACCGAGCTGGGCGGCTGGCGCGCCTATATCGCGCAGATCGCCTGATCACTTTAAACGGAGGTTTCTATGCGCAGGCTCTGGGTATGGTGGATGGCAGCGGGCTGCATGATGCCAGCGATGGCGCAGGCACACACTCAGAGCCCGGCCGCGCAGGTGATCGAAGTGCCCGGTTTCGCCGATTTTCTGGCGGTGGAGGGCAAGACCGTCTGGGCCACCAACCGGGGCCGGGTGGAGCATTGGTCACGCAAGGGCAAACTGGGCGAAGTGGCCATGGCGCATCCTTGCGGGGCCATGGCGCTGTCTCGCCACACCTTGTGGGTGGCCGATTGCCAGGAAGGCACGCTCAAGCGGATCGATACGCGCAGCGGCACCATCACCGCCACGATTGCCACCGGCATCGCCAACCCCAAGGGCGAGCTGAATGTGGTGGAAGGCGCGGGCTCGATCTGGGTGGCCAGCGATGAGAAAGGCGTGGTGGCGCGCATCGATCCGGGCAGCAACCGGGTGGTGGGCAGCATCACGGTGGATCCGGGTACATTCTATCTGGCCTTCGGTTATGATGCGCTCTGGGCGGTGAGCAGTGAGCAGCAATCGGTGCAGCGGATCGATCCGCTGACCAGCAGGGTGACCGCCAGGACGGCGCTTGGCAAGGCGCCCGGCTTCCTTGCTGTCGGCGAGGGCGCTGTCTGGGTGCAGGAGCAGGGCGATGGCACTCTGGCCCGCATCGACAAGGACAGCGGCGCGGTCTCTGGCCGGGTGAAGGTGGGCGATAACCTCAAATGGGGCGATATCGATACGGGCGGCGGCAAGGTGTGGCTGCGCACCACCGATGATCAGCAATTCGCCGTGATCGATCCGGTGACGCTGGCGATCCGCGCGCGCGTGGGTGCCGCGGCGGGCAGCGGGGCTCTGCGTTACACCAAGGCGGGCGTGTGGACCTCCGCCCATGACCAGCACACGTTGTCATGGTGGAAAAAGCCCAGGAAGATCGGGAAGTAAGGCATCCGCCTGCCGGAGATGGACCACCGGCAGGCGATGCTGTTTCAGCGATTGGATGCGAGGCGCATGACCACAGGCTTGTCGGCCAGAGCGCTGCGGGCCTCGATCCGGCTGCGGATATCGGCCAGCACCTCGGCACGGCAGGCACGGGCCTGATCCTCCAGCGCGAGATGGATGCTGGCCATCTTCTCACCGCAGACGGCGCGGGCGGCCTGGTCCATACGGATGGCAAGCCGTTGCTGGCCTTGAGGCGTGGCCAGATCGAGGTCGCTGAGCTGCAGGATGACCTTGTCCTGAGCGAAGGGATTGCTGTTGGTGGCGGCCGATGTGCTGCTGCCCAGCATCAGCGCGGCCATTATGGCCGCAGGGGCCATCAGGCGGGTGTTCATGCATCATCTCCTGCAAAGCGTCGCTCTTTGGCGACTGCGCGCATCATAGCCTGCGGGGCGGGAGATAGCCAGAAGAAGCGGCCTGATTGTTCAGCGTTGCCGGTTTCAGCGTTGACCGATGGTCAGGGCGGCAAGACCGGTGGTGTGGCCCAGCAGGCCGATCGGCAGCTCGGCCATGATGGGGGCGGTCTGCCCTGTAACGGTGATCTCGATCCGGCGGGCAAAGGGCGGGGCCCATTGGTGCAGGGTCTGGACCGGCACGCGCGCGCGCCAGTTGCGATGGCCCTTCACCGGGACGGCATGGCCTGCGATCTGCACAGCGGCGGCGGGATCGTCGCGATGGCCGGAGACCTGCAGGCAGATCTCGCCATGGTCTGTCACCAGCCTTGTGCCGGGCGCGGAGGCCATGGCGGGGGCTGCAAGGCCGGTGGTCAGGGCCATGGCCAGCAGGGGGCTAGTCCAGCGCAATGCCGGCCCTTTCGAAGAAGCGCGCCACCGGGGCCAGCACATCTTCATGCTGCTTCCAGCGCGCCACCGCATCCTTGTAGAGCGGGCGGCGCACCTGCGCGGCGCTGGGGGTGGAGACCGGCGCGCTGTTGGTGTGAAAGTTCAGGCAGGCCTCGTCCCAATCCAGCCCGCAATGCGCCAGTAGACGGCTTGTCTGGCCTTCCTGATCCGCGACCAGATCCTCATAGCGGACATCCAGCACGCGGCCCGGCAGAGCCTGGTGCCAGAAACGCATCAGCCGGTCGAAACGGGCGTAATAGGCGGCGATATCCAGCAGATCGTAGCTGTAATCATAATAGCGCGAGCTGATCGCGAAGAGATTGCGGAAATTGCTGAGCACCGTATCCATCGGATGGCGGCGCAGGCAGACGATCCGCGCCTGCGGAAAGGCCCGCGCGATAAAGCCGACATAGTGGAAATTGCCGGGAAACTTGTCGGTAAAGCGGCGGCTGGTGTCGCGGCGGTGGTGGCTGGCGATGCGCAGATAATCATGGCCGATCGCGCCTGCATCCCTGATGGCGGCAGCGGCGAT is part of the Novosphingobium sp. genome and encodes:
- the atzF gene encoding allophanate hydrolase — protein: MSAMNRRNAATIAAAVKAGWTSAVAVAEETLARLAAYDAVQPQIWISRAAPEDLLAQARAVDARVVAGEVLPLAGVPFAVKDNIDVAGFATTAACPAFAYRPEASASVVERLLAAGALCIGKTNLDQFATGLVGTRSPYGIPRNAYNLNYVSGGSSSGSSVAVAAGLVSFALGTDTAGSGRVPAAFNHLIGFKPSKGRWSTKGLVPACRTLDCITVFTDDTADARLVDLVLAEYDAGDPYSKLSTDQPIRLPAIGVPRRDQRVWFGDAESEYLYDRALERLGTLAPIVEIDLEPLKEAAKLLYEGPWVAERTAAIASLLAENPQAIDETVRAVVEPGTDISAVEVFNGIYRLADLKRQADEMWTKVGMLAFPTTGTTFRVRELQAAPIALNSNLGAYTNFVNLLDMAAVAVPAGARANGTGFGITLIGPADSDMALLAEADSYFSASDLPSLPPLDLEGKMQTVKLAVVGAHLKDMPLHWQLTSREATFVGAFQTAPTYKLYAMADSVPPKPALVHDESGASIAVEVYELGVAEFGSFVVEVPAPLAIGTVTLEDGTSVKGFVAEPRAMTGARDITELGGWRAYIAQIA
- the uca gene encoding urea carboxylase; amino-acid sequence: MSFDTVLIANRGAIATRIIRTLKRMGLRSVAVYSEADEGSLHVALADEAVCIGAAPATESYLNAAKILEAAKATGAGAIHPGYGFLAENAEFAESCAAADIVFIGPTPENIRTFGLKHSARALAQAHGVPLAPGTGLLTDEEEAVSAAQSIGYPIILKATAGGGGIGMRICEDDDAIRQGFATVARLGEGNFGDAGVFLERYVGRARHVEVQIFGDGAGRVMALGERDCSLQRRNQKVVEEAPAPLLPAHVRKELIASAVRLGQAANYRSAGTVEYLYDADQQQFFFLEMNTRLQVEHGVTEEVMGVDLVEWMVRGGAGDFAFLDREAPQPQGHAVQVRLYAEDPAVDYRPTSGMLTALEFPSDIRAETWCMAGTTISAWYDPMLAKLIVHAPTRAEAVAAMQDALDASRVDGIETNLRWLRDVVRSPAFTSGEVSTKALDGVTYHPRSIRVISGGTASTVQDWPGREGLWAIGVPPSGPMDDQSFRLGNRLLGNAEGTAGLEIAVSGPSLLFNAPARICLMGADFGATLDGVAVKRGVPLEIAEGQTLTLGRMAGGGMRGYVLFAGGLDVAAYLGSCSTFELGQFGGHAARRLLAGDTLHLGDASAQEALPAVSLPELGAEWALRVLYGPHGAPDFFTAKDIDTITGAEWQVHYNSNRTGVRLVGPKPEWARSDGGEAGLHPSNIHDNPYAIGAVDFTGDMPIILGPDGPSLGGFVCPFVVIAADRWKIGQLKPGDRLSFVPVTITDAQAADAAQKALIATGAVPGSTPARAVADLSPILQEIAQAPGRPRVVYRQQGDRNILVEYGDIVLDIELRIRVHALMRELEQQALPGVIDIVPGIRSLQLHIDGKALTQQTALAALVAAEERLGDLADFSIPSRIVHLPLSWRDPATIETIEKYMSAVRADAPWCPDNIEFIRRINGLPDADAVENLIFNASYLVLGLGDVYLGAPVATPVDPRHRLVTTKYNPARTWTPPNVVGIGGAYMCIYGMEGPGGYQLFGRTIQVWNTHRQTDSFIDGKPWLLRFFDQIRFFPVSAEELTEWRRDFPSGRRPIRVEESEFRLADYRAFLAENAEDIAQFETSRQAAFDAERDDWQRKGEFDRVPETEGSDAAPVAIHVPEGAELLEASFGGSVWKMLAAAGDEVKAGDTLAVMETMKMEYPVESPGAGTIEAVYLQERQSFQPGAAMFALRRRP
- a CDS encoding UrcA family protein; the protein is MNTRLMAPAAIMAALMLGSSTSAATNSNPFAQDKVILQLSDLDLATPQGQQRLAIRMDQAARAVCGEKMASIHLALEDQARACRAEVLADIRSRIEARSALADKPVVMRLASNR
- a CDS encoding YncE family protein, producing the protein MAQAHTQSPAAQVIEVPGFADFLAVEGKTVWATNRGRVEHWSRKGKLGEVAMAHPCGAMALSRHTLWVADCQEGTLKRIDTRSGTITATIATGIANPKGELNVVEGAGSIWVASDEKGVVARIDPGSNRVVGSITVDPGTFYLAFGYDALWAVSSEQQSVQRIDPLTSRVTARTALGKAPGFLAVGEGAVWVQEQGDGTLARIDKDSGAVSGRVKVGDNLKWGDIDTGGGKVWLRTTDDQQFAVIDPVTLAIRARVGAAAGSGALRYTKAGVWTSAHDQHTLSWWKKPRKIGK